TTTGAATCTTCTTAAAGCACAGATGTTAGTTTGGTTTTAGAACAATGGGATCACTGAGCTGAAACACGCCTGCATGGTTCAGAGGCGCTGAAGTCCGATGGAGGCATAATGAGATGATAAAGAGTGAAAATAAACCACCTCACTTTGCAGTCgctcattaaattaaataagaggcagggtacaccctggacaagccgccagttcatcgcagggccacacagactcaAACCTACAGGTAATTGTAGTGTTGCCAATTTACTTACCGTaagttgcatatttttggaaggaagccggagagcacccacgcagacacgggggaaacatgcaaactcaaaccccaagttggatttgaacctgcaaccttcttgctgtgaggcgagtGCTATCGTGTTGCCCAACACTTTGTACTGCAGATGCAAAGACATTGTAATtgttttatattgtattttatacattttatgaCTGGTTCTTAATTAAGGTCAACTTAACATGATCTCATTATCTTACCCAGTTAAATAATCACGGCTTACTTATCAGTCGACTCCTTTATTATCAAAGTCTGAGGAGCATCATGATATGACAATAAGGTAATAAATATGCCTCGAAACTTGTTGCACCAAAGTGACTACATGCATATCCTGCAGCCATTTATATCATGCATTGCTTTTGATTTGCTCTTACTTATTGCATTTCTGAAAACatccacaaaatgaaaaagcatCTCGCATCAGCTGCAGTGATCGGGCTGCAGCTTATACTCTGTTATAAATGCAGGTGCAAACTGCACTGAAGGGATTATAAATGTACCGGGTTTTGGTTGTGTTGTATGGAAATGACACCCACCATTTGTGAATTATTAACTTTGAATTATTACCTCAATTTAACCAAtagaaaaaaaactgcaattATGTAAAACACCAAAGAATATAAGCAAAGTGAATTTGTACACAATCAGAAATTAACTGAGAATAGACCGGATGTTCCCCTATTGCACTTTTTGTGACCATGTTAATAATACAACTATAATACCATATCACTCCACACGGAGAGCTGTTAACCACCAGTGTTTTCATGTCTTAAAGATCAGACAGACTAAACTGCAGCTGTGATTGACATGCCCCTACGCTTTAGCAGTATTACTTACACAGAACAAATTTGATTTCCAGTTATGATGGCTTCCAGGGGGAGAAGTTCACCCTTTCCTTCTAAGGTTTATGCTCTATAATCACACAGATGGGGCCAGCCAGGGCTTGTAAAGGTAAGCGAACCCAGGCCCAGCAATTTCCCACAGACTGCAGTGTGGTTTGTTTGCCGTCTCTTCAGGACGACGGGTATTCTGTTTTGTTGACAGCCTACCATCTGCTGCGGAGCCACCCCAGGTCTCTTATACCCTTCAAGTCTGTTTTTACTCGACTGTCAAGACTTAAAGTTTAGGAATAAagatcatattttttttactgaagtgTACCCAACCAACGTGACATATGTTTGAGTCTCGGATAGGAAGAAAGCGGGACAAAACGTGATtaactaaatatttttatttagcaatAAAATAAGACGATGACATCTGAAGAAGACCATCACCTGAAAATCAATCAGAGGTAAAGACGATTGAGATTTCAAAACTAGAACAAGATTACAGTCTAACCTGAGCAAATTACTTCCGATATGAGCTAAAACAAGAAATTAGAAAGCACAGAACTTTTAATTTCAGGGACAAAAGATTCTAATTGCATAAGTAATAACTACtaagagttttctttttttttttttccaaaggaTATGCGCCAGAATAAGGATACAAATGGTTCAGCTGGGCCACAATATCAAGCCTTGGTATCTTGAATAAATacagtttaaaaacaaatgtaaaggAAAACACCATTACAGGAATaatgatgtttgttttattcaaagaAAACAGATACATTATGTCGtaataaaaactattttaacATCATCCTTACAGATCGCTAAATGCTTTAGCATCTCACTCACCTGAGTATCATTGTTTTGGTCCTCTTTTGGGgtctgtgttttctgcttttggtCTTGCAGATCTGGCAAATTGCTGTGGATTTAGAGTTAAGGCCTGTGGGCAGCACACCGTTTCATCAAACAGGAAAAGGTTCAATACCTACCGCCAGACTAGATATAAACAAAGATGTTTAAATCAAACAAATCCATTCCTACATTAACAGTAACTACTCCATCTGGTCCCTTAAGCGCATTTATACTActgtaaatattattattataatatagtATTAAACATTTCACTTTTAACTACTGGTActcctgtttttgttctctttcaTGCCACTACTTTTTATAGGATTTAATATAATGCACAACAGATCGCTGTCTACAGAGGACATAAATTACACTGCAGCCGTCGCTGTCCGACCTTTGAACTCATCAAAATACCATTAAAATCAATAACCTTGCTCCATTAGACAAGTTCAGAAGTTGATGTGTGGGTTCAGGGGGAAAAGGTGGTGTGAGGCTGCCACAAATTagtcctcatcttcctcaacgCACCAGCAGCTCATCTGTGATTGAAGGTGTCCCGAAATAATCCTCTCACTTCTTCAAGTACTTCTGTGTAGTGAGATTTGATCCTACGCTTTAGCTTATAAGTCatctaaatgtttatttttcatttccatcaaTTGTTCCATAACTTCTCTTACTCAAAGGTGTCACTGCTAACAGCTAATGCTTTGGCTAATAAAACAAGTAGATCTGACATAAACCGAACTGACATCTTCTATTTCTGCATATTTGTGCTCAGCTCTGCATCCCAAATAACCAAACCAAACTCAATAGCCATTAATTGCCTGGATTTCCTCTTCCGTGCAGCCTTGTCTCATATCTTGTGAAAGCAGATGAAAGGATACAACAACAAGGGGTTTGTCGTACAGGACGTAGCCGTTGGTGTCCCGCAGGGCCTTCTCCGCGCTCTGCTCACTGGGGAGTCCGATGAAGGCCTGCCCTTTCATCCGTCCCTCCTTCATTAACACAATGTCAAacctgaggggagggggggggggaaatagaCAAGGGAACGTCATTATCACTGGGGTGTGAGTGTAAAGCTGATCAGTGTCACACAACAAATGTTATCTACTTCTGTGGTCATGTGAAACAGCGGCTGTAAATCCCAAGCAGAATTTTCATACCCATCTCAGAAACACATCATGCATTTCATATACAGACTTCCCTTGAGCGGACCCTCAGGCAACACCTAATAATATTTAACGGCCATTACAAGCAATTTTAttgtaatgcagcctcatgggtagcacgtGCAGtgtggttagcaggagctaatgtagcattgccagtttctccctcgAGCCCaccccaagcccggataaatgcagagggtgaCGTCAGGAACGGCGTAAAACCATGCAATCAACTTCAATTATGAaagccagagatgaagaagaggaggaagacgggtgcctcaacagcaagagaagagggaatggaagagtttaggattgAGAGTAGGGACGACGACAGGAAAAGCTGGAGCGCTGGtggatggaactgccagagaacaggactagaggtcgacccaggagaagatacatggacgtagtgaggaaggacatgagtggctggtgttggggaggacgatgcaaaggacagggtgaagtgtaGAACGTTCATTTGCTGTggcgatttttattttattatttatccaCCTGAGAAAGCAATGCCATCTGCCCCCTATTAAGTGTCTTGATGGACAATCCCATCACTGGATCCCTTCTGACTAATAGTCATGGAAACCTGCTTGCACGGTTGTTCATTGTCCCAGTTGTATTGTCAGAGTCGGGGAAACACTGATGTGTCACTGAGACCCAAGATAAGAAGCAGAAGCTAAAGGAGGACTGCTATGGACTGAGCTACACGAATCAAGAACAACGTCGTTAGACGAGATCACCGGtacattttttataaatacCGGTACATGAAGAGTGTGACGCCCCACCTGTGTCTGCTTTCTTAATTTAATATCAggttatttccattattttccaCTTCTGCATTTCTAACAGGAAGTctaaaatcttttctttttttaccattgatttattttgttgtttcgTAGTAAaatcaacacagacacacggcaATGAGAGCAGCTGTGTGTTTTACCATATTGAGATTTAAAATGAGCGATCTGTACAATGGCTCGATGCAacacaagcacccccccccccccccccccctcaagagcTATGCAGACATTTTGGGTTCCTTCAGCAGGTGAAGTCTGGGCAGATtggtcaaagaaaaaaaaaaaaaaggtgcaattTAATTGGCTAAATGTGGACATACTCATTCTGGATGTAAAATATACTGAGCTACTGCACTGCTTCACCAGTTCAGTGAGGTCTGCTGTTGCATTTAGCTGGAATGAAAATGTGCAGACATTTGAGTTGAGATATGGTAACAGGGGTTAGATCAGGTTAAATAAATGGATGGGCATGAACTGCAGTAACCCTAAAAAAGGAATTCACTGTCTCTGGCAGAGCTGCATCTCGCCATAAGCTTGTTTTGATGACTCAAGTGCAATATTCATTCGAAATACTGCtgatgcaaaaaacaaacataaaatgtcCCTcatgatcaccatgtggattgTGGTTGGATAATTATTAATAGCAAAACACAGTCAGCACGAATTACTAAAAACTCTCAGGGGAAAGCGACAAATTGCGAGTCAGAAATAGCTTTTGGAGATAGGATGAGGGGCGATGCGACACGCAAGCCCCGTCAATAAGTCCAAAAGCCAAGCTCATGTGGATTCAGATGTACGTACATGTTTCTCTCTGCCTGTGACGAAAGGTTGATGTATCTCTTATAGATGTACTTCAGATCCTGGAAAACGTGGAAGTAAAGAATATCAGGAAAAACAGTCAGTATAAGAATGCTTTATTCATTCTATTGTTTCTGCAGAATACATGTGGGGTAAGTTGATTCACACCTCATTTAATAGCACAAAAAACAACACGAGGAATAAATGACAACACCAGGTTACGTGCTATAAATGCACCCACCTTCTCCTCCGCCTGCTTCGCGATGTTCTTCACGTACAGTCTGCAGGTCGGCTCTCCCGGTTCATAACTTTTAAACACAGACATCCTTTTTATCTCTGTTTTCAAAGAGAGGAGCGGAGAAGATCTGTTTCAAAATGTGGTACAAAGCTTCCTAGTGCCGTCTGCACATGCATAATAGGGAAATTCCTTTCAACTCAATACCATCCACTCTACGTTTAATTTCAGACTGCCAGGCCTGAAGAATAGACTATGATGTGCAGGGGCATTACAGGAATGATCCCGTGTTTGATGCCCACACCGTGCAGCCAGTTCATTTTAGATGTGACGTATAGCATCTCAGCTGCTGTGAGCTGAATCTGAATGGAAAATGTGTCCAAGCCATCGCAGCCCAGTATTCGGTTTTCATTTGGGTTTCTGGTGTTATAGGGCGATTTGATTGTAGTTTTCAGCAatggaacataaaaaaaatattttgttccaTTTATCCAGTGATTTGTACGAAAAAGTTATTCTCCATTTAGCTTTTTTACATTTACCCTTCAAATACTGAGAAGAGACGTGTGGGTGAGgcagcagccagctgagccTCACCATGGATTGATCAATCACTGAGCTagctgtgctacatgctagcagtgagaTTGTATTGCTGTCTCTttgtaatcaatcaatcaaattgtGAATAAGCTGCTCTTGGTAAATCTGATTGTGATGAAGtcagtgcctcaccagccaTGAACCTCACCACACGTCACTGGTTTGCTGCCAACTCTGCTGGCTGAAGTATTTATGATTACACTTACAAATAGATACGTATTCCACAGCTTCTACTGTGTGAATAGTGCATTTATACTTCTAGCACTGCCCATACTCTGTTTATTCTGTTTATAAGGTATACTATAAGTGTCAGTCATTCGTTTAGCTTTTGTTATAGCTTTTTAACCAGTTCGGTTGTAGACTGAATTTAATTACTAATCTTTTATCAATCCAGACAAACTACTCAAACTTAACAACCAAATAtttctgaaatgcattttaaagaaaCTTCTCGAAAAGCAGATCTCTAGGATAGAAGAAAACTAATAGCTGgtaaaaactgaaaatataaaAGCATGTTAGAACCTACTATATTAAAAAGGTAAATACGGAGCAATTCACTCTTTAGAACACTCTTGCTGCTTCTCCTTAGTAAACTGGTTATTAGCCACCATTAGCAATATTACTCGCCCTATTTCTCTGTTCGACCCCTGCCGTCTCATCTCTGTGTCACTGAGTTGAGTCCAGCCCCAAGACCCTTCCTACTTCTGCAGTAAAGTGCCATCCACTTGAATAATCAAAGTGCGTTAATATTTCATGTGCATTTAATATGTCGTGCATCCAAATTGAGGACAGCGTATCCTTGGGTCCACATGACCTATGTGAGGTACCTCAGATGAATGGTTCCTGAGATTTTAAGAGCAAAGTCGGACAGAAAGAGACTCTTGTAGTTAGATAATCTGGGATGGATTTAAATTTGGATGTGTAATTGTCACTTCCATGATATCAGATATGCATGTAACCTTCACACATAAATAGCCTGGCAGTCTGGATCCAGCACCTTCCTTCCTATGAAGGGACGGCATTGCTATGAAACTACCCTGGCTTTTATAAACATCTTGGTTACCGTCTCTTGACAGTCGCCCTTTCTCCAGCTCCTTCCTAGAGATGACATCGGAGGTAAGGTCCTGCTCCTCGTCGCTGTGGTCGTCTTGCGGCTGTGACGGCTGAGCGCTGGGGTAAAGCTTCCCAAAACCATCGGCCtcctggacgctgctgggggtgaGTTCTGCTTCAGACACAGAACGTCATCATCAGCGGGTTAAGCTGCTACTGCATTCAGTCTGGTAAAACCACCGGCAAAGGTCACACTGCAGTTCACCATGTACCACCAGGACGGATCTGCTGGCTCGCTTTATGCTAGATAGCAGGAGGGAGACTCTCCACAGCCAGTATAAACACAGATGGACGTTTTCACAGCACCAATCAAATAGCAGATGGTGAAACAATCACTTCCTACATGTTTATtctttgcacaaaaaaaaaaaaagaaagctcagGGTGGAAGACTCAGCTTCATCACCAGCTAGCAGTGTTATAAGGATTTCACATTAACGGCTTATATTGAATGTTATTCTTTGTTAGAAATAATTGCTGATAATTGTTGACAGTGTCAACAGTCAGCCATAACACCAGTCTATAAAAACTGTAATCAAATCTACACGCATTCCTGTTTGATAAAATAACTCATGGGTGGTGGGAAGGAGAagtctggcacacacacacacctgcacacacactatGAACGGAATTACTATGAGTAGTTGGCCACCCGATACAAATccaatgacagaaaaaaataaacaagcttGTCAACCAATTACGGTGCGAGCCCGTGTGTGCGCTGAAGCAAGAAGTGTCGGGCAGCTTTTCTGATACACTCGGCAGAGAACTAGATCGCTGCTTTCAAAATTATCCTCCTCATCTTTTCATTCAAATAGCTTGTTTATCAGAGCCCTCCCCCGACTTCCTCAAAACAAGACTAATCCAAAAGGCCAGCTGCCATAGTTTATCTCCTCCTATCTGTGGGTAAtctttttgtgtttgactttgaGATCGGTTTGACTTCGCAGGACTTGCCAGGCAGTGAAGTTGTAACTAAAGAGAAGGGAGATAAGACGGCTGTCGAGCAACAGACAGCGCCCCCAATGACATTTGCTCAGACAGATAAAGTAAAACCTTTCTGCTGTTGTACGGGACTCCGCTCTGACCTTAACCCCCGTCACTAGGAGCCTTACATTGCGTCCTGCCTCAATGTGTTGATTAACGTGCTCTACAGTAATATCAAACTACAATAGAGTCTTAAATGTCTCtcaaaaacatcaaataaatagATTAAGAGCAGGGAGTCCACATTCGATTCATATTCTCCCAATGTATGACTATCactattatttatatttagcaAATTGGAAAAAACCTATAACCTGTAGAACTTCATTTTGCTTGTGACCACCACTGTGTTACTTGTGATTCCACTGGTGCCttataataaacaataataaatgtttaagaTACCCCAAAAATATCAAGAGGCATTCCCGCCTGTACGTGACCAATGTGTACACAAAGTTAATAAACTAAGTCGTGCCCCAGAAACCACCATCCAGGAAAAATCCACTCAGAGAATGAGCGTAAAAATCAACCTGTAACCATTAGAAACAAAACGTATATAAAGATTCATAAAGAATAAAAGGCCATCCTTGCTTGCAGTACTTTCACATTACTGGTAGAACAGTTTTTGGGTTATAATGGACAGAAGGAACCcattctttcatctccagccaCAGTTTGTCGGTCATGGAGGATAATCAAGCAAAAGGACGAGATGTTCTGATATTTAACTTTTCTAATGGGGCGTACAAatgtgaggaactagtgctttTCTTGGTTTCTGCACCAATTCTAAACGTAATATTTCTGTTGAACTTCACGATGAGACGAAATAAAAATTGCAGGAAGTCTTTGCCTCGGTTTTCATCATTGCACTGACCTGGCGCACTTCCTTCCGCTGTGGCCGCCACCTCTGGAACCGAAATGTGGAATTCAATTTTCCTCTGGCCGGCGGGAAGGGGCTGCTCAAATACGTCGGAAGGCTGCAGCGCTGGAGCACTGGGGACAGCACAGACAATCACCACTGGCTTGAAAAACAGCCACAATAAGCCTGGTTCTGAGCAGCCTGAGGTTTGGGAGTCTTTGTTCTGGTCAACCGCCGATATTTCCCAGTCTCCAAAGATGAAACCGAGAGGCACTGTGGGTGAGCGTGTATTTATAGTCACAGTTAAGGGAGCGTCTGCCTGTGTGGTACTGAAACACAAAGTCACACGAGGCTGTCTTTATGAAGACTTACCGTCGGGGGCTTTTCTACTCTGTTTTAGCTGCCTGTGCGTCCTATCTGGTGATGAGTTATGCGTATGGGATGTGACATGCACGAGTGCCTCTGCTGTACCTCTGAGAGTCTAGCTTGGGAGCAAAGAGTAGATCCTTGATCTTGGGCTTCTTTTTCTTGGAAGCTGGTTTTGGTCTCAGGGGTCTCTTGCATGCTTGGTTGACCAGACCCATCAGACGAGCGATCCTAAAATAAAGTAAGCATAGGGAATAAGGggggaaaaggaagaagaaacgTCTACCCAGTGGAATTCACAGACATTTCCCTttaaagcttttgtgttttgagTCATTATTACTTCTGGATTAAATGAGAACATGCTGGATCGACTGGAACCAGCAAGGacacaaatcaaagcaaacAATTCCTTCCTCGTGCAAAGtatctcctcctcacctctctTTGTCTTCGTCGTCCCCGCTCTCGTACTCCGATTCTTCtccactggacagctccatctcctcctctggcAAAGGTGGGTAGTCgggagggaaggggggaggCATGGGGatgggtggaggaggaaggaactCAAACGGctggaaacaaaacaatatgGATCAATTTATGAACGAACGCCTCTGGGTTTGATGAAAACACTTCATGAGCATCTTTGCCAAGATGccaggaaataaatgttttaaatctgAGGATGAAAGTTGCCGACTGTTTACTTGCATAAGGCTTGACTGTTGtcaaattaaattcaaacattGTGAGACTAAAGCAAATGTCAACCATCATGATACCATAATATAAATATGAGCAGTTTAGGAGGCTGCAGCTGGTGATttctttaaatgaatgaataaactgcTAGAAAATACTGAAAAAGACCAATGATAAGAGCTCAGGTTAGATTTTCTACAGGCTTGTTTTGTCAGAAAACTAGTGGAAACGCTCAAGAGGCTCATTTCCCTCTGACAGACCAGAATGAGAGCTGGAACTAGACAATTGTGCGCTTTTATGCATTAAAATCACTAACTAAAATTAAACATCCAACAATAATATTATTTctataacattattattatcgttAGAATTTAATAGACTCATGCTTCAATGCTTCTTTTTCAACCTTCTAACTAAATCATTATGACACCCTACAAAACTCAGCGGGGCACATACTTCTGCCATGGCTGAGCAATTCGATATCTAGCAGATGCCTCACCTCATCACAAAGTCTGGTAGACACTGAatccaaagtttttttttgttttgttttttgcaaaccTGGGGAAACACTTCTACATCTTGAATATGCAGCTTTAAATGGACTGTATTTATATAGAACCTTTCTAGTCTGACTGTTCAAAGCGCTTAACAATACCAGCCAGTATTCACCTTTTCACACACCAACATTCATACAGCGGTGGCATTCGTACCAGGAGCAGAAACCCTTCCCATCCCTCAAACACCGGTGGAACAGCCCTTGGGAACGATTTGAAGGAACTGACACGCAGGGCTGGGATTGAACCACCAACGTCTGCATGCTCTACCACTAAGCCAAAGAGCATCTATATaaaccattttcttttcatttgaataCTGTCCAGCTATTTTCTCATTTAATATTAAACAAGTAAT
This DNA window, taken from Brachionichthys hirsutus isolate HB-005 chromosome 14, CSIRO-AGI_Bhir_v1, whole genome shotgun sequence, encodes the following:
- the rnpc3 gene encoding RNA-binding region-containing protein 3, with translation MDRNAETSDVNGCKTLLIRHLPAELSQDEKEDFLKYFGAESVRSFSNTGRMKHAAFATFRGGKSAENALARLHQLEILDHTLVVEFAKGQDHVTELKDPPVSQSRKNVPKEQNKPETKAVNIPLIQTGVAPSLGLKYQSNPTLKYLYPPPSHGILTNITHALISVPKFYVQVLHLMNKMNLPCPFGPVTVRPPMPFEFLPPPPIPMPPPFPPDYPPLPEEEMELSSGEESEYESGDDEDKERIARLMGLVNQACKRPLRPKPASKKKKPKIKDLLFAPKLDSQSAPALQPSDVFEQPLPAGQRKIEFHISVPEVAATAEGSAPELTPSSVQEADGFGKLYPSAQPSQPQDDHSDEEQDLTSDVISRKELEKGRLSRDEIKRMSVFKSYEPGEPTCRLYVKNIAKQAEEKDLKYIYKRYINLSSQAERNMFDIVLMKEGRMKGQAFIGLPSEQSAEKALRDTNGYVLYDKPLVVQFARSARPKAENTDPKRGPKQ